The DNA region TGGGTACGCGGCCAGCCCAAGGCTCTACTGGTCGTCCTCGCTGTCCTGACCCTGGCGTTTGTCGGCTCGGCGATCATGCTGATGGTGGTCGCCGCGCCCCCGTCGTACGAGCCCGTGCCGGTGCCCTCGGTCGGTCGCACCTGAGAGTGCGACTCGGCACTCGTCAAGGCACCAGCCAGCAGCGCTACTCCGCCACCCGCGGACTTCCATCCACAGCGGCGTCAGAACGCGAGCTTGGCCACCACCAGGCCCAGGCAGACTGCCACCAGCGCGAGCATGCCGACCAGTTGGATGGTGAGCCGGTTCTGCCGCGGCGCGTACGCCAGGATCGCGCCGGACAGGCCGCCGACGATGATCCCGCCGATCATGGTGACCCAGCCGAAGCTGGCGAAGCCCACCAGGACCGAATAGAGCACTAGCAGGACCAGCAGCCCGATGTCGGGCCGGATGTCCTCGCCGCTCTTGGCCTTGCCGATCATGTTGGCGGCCAGCAGGCCGATGATCGCCGAGGTTGCACCGATCGACCAGGCAGTGAGGGGTGCCACCAGGAAAAACAGCGTCGCACCGCCAAAGCCGGACGCCAGATAGAGCACCGCGAACCGCCAACTACCCAGCTCTGCTTCCAGTGCACGACCAGCCAGCCACAGGACCAGCAGATTCATCAGCACGCCGAACAGCTGACCCGAGGTCAGCGACGAGGTCACCAGCCGCCAGAGCTGTCCGGTCTGTACGTACCCGTTGCTCATCGCCAGCAGCCCGGTGACCAGCCCGCGAGTCACCAGGTCGAGCACCCACACCGCAGCCAGCGTGCCCATGATCACCTTGGTGGCCGGTGATCCACCGCGACGAAGCGCTGCCCCGAATCCGGACTTCGGCTGCCGGACGCTGGCCCGGCCGAGCCCGACGCACTTCGGGCACTGGAACCCGACCGACGCCTCGGTCATGCACTCCCCACAGATCGGTCGCCGACAACGCCGGCAGGTGATCCCGGTCAGCCGATCGGGGTGGCGGTAGCAGCCGGTGAAGTCGGGTGCGGTGTAGCTCGGCCCGGGCTCGGTCACGTCACTCGCTGATGTCCACTGACTCGATCACGACGGGCTCGGCGGGACGGTCCAGCCGACCGGTACGCACCCGGGCAATCTGGTCGACGACGTCGCGGCTGGCCTGGTCGGCGACCTCGCCGAAGATGGTGTGGCGCCGGTTGAGGTGGGGCGTCGGGCCGACGGTGATGAAGAACTGCGAGCCGTTGGTGCCCGGACCGGCATTGGCCATGGCCAGCAGATAAGGCTTGTTGAACACGAGCTCGGGGTGGATCTCGTCGGCGAATGCGTAGCCGGGGCCACCAGTGCCGGTGCCCAGCGGACAGCCGCCCTGGATCATGAAGCCGTCGATGACCCGGTGAAAGGTCAGCCCGTCGTAGAACTTTCCCGTGGTCGGCGCGCCGGTCACCGGATCGCGGTATTCCTTGGTGCCCGAGGCCAGGCCAACGAAGTTCGCCACCGTCTTGGGAGCATGGTCGGGAAGCAGGTTCACGGTGATGTCACCGTGGTTGGTGTGCAGTGTCGCCGTCGTGGGCACCGGGGTCGTACCTTTCCGTCAAGGCTCCGTCGGTCACGGAGATCGCAGACATCCTGTCATGAGTGCCCAACCCGCCGGGGGCACACGAGCCCTTCTGCACTGGTACGAGATCCGGTGACAGCCTGACGTTCTCCGACACATGTGGCTTTCGCCGCCCGGAAGGCAATGCCGAGCGTCGGGACAACATCATGCGAACCCGCGACAGGGCTGCCGGCGCGGACTGACATGTGGGCGCGGGGCCACCGTCGAGCCGACTGTTCGAGCCGAGCGGTAGGTTGGGCCAATCCGACAGCCCAGGATCGGACCGGGCGGACTGCAGCACCCGACGATGGAGGAATGCAATGGGGAAGAAGAGCACGCCAGCCGAGGTGGTGAACGAGCACGTGGTGCCGGCGGCGCAAGATTTCGCACACCTCGCGGCCGAGAAGATCGGCCAGGCAGCGGACAAGGTGGGCCCCCTCGCCCACCAGGCAGCCGACGCGGTCGGCCCCTACGCCCACCAGGCGGTCGAGACCGTCACACCATATGCACATCACGCCGCTGAGGTGGTCAGCGAGCGGGTCGGCCCATACGCACAGCACGCCGCGGGAGTCGTCACCGACAAGGTCGGCCCGTATGCCCATCATGCCGCGGAGGTCGTCGGTCCGTACGCGAAGACCGCCAAGCAGCGAGGCGCCCAGGTCGCGCACGATGCGGTCGAGAGGTTCGGCCCGGTTCTCGAGGACGCGTTGGATCGAGTGCCACCCGCAGTCGAGTCCGCGAAGACGAAGATGCATGTCGATGTGCTGCCGAAGCTCGCGGAGGCGCTCGCCGCAGCAGCCGCCGCTCCGGTGGTGACCGCTGCCGCCGAGAAGAGCAAGGCCCTCGTGTCTACTGCCGCGGAGGAGGTCGAGCCGACCCGGTCCAAGGGACGGTGGCTGCGCCGGATCGCCGTCGTGGTGGCAGTCGGCGGCATCGCCGCAATCGTCGCCCGCAAGCTGCTGGGCAGCTCGGACGCCAGTTGGCAGGCGGCCCGGCCGACCGCGCCCTATGCCCCCACCTCGGCTCCGGCGACGTCACCGGCCAGCGAGTCCGCTGCGGCCGACCCCACCACAGAGGTCAGCCCATCGGCCCCGACTGCTGACGAGGCCGATGCCGACGCCGATGAAGACGCCGTCTCCGCGGAGGCAGGCCAGACAGCTGAGGTCGCCGCGTCCGATGAGGTGCCCGAGGAGTCGGCGTCCGAGGAAGCGTCGGACGAGTCGAGCGACGGCACCGGCGGCGAGCTGCCCAGCGAAGACGCCGAAGCCGACGGGGGCGATGTCTCTGCCTCGGGAGACACCGAGGGCTCGGAAGACACCGAGGGCGAAGGCGACAACACCGAGGGTGAGAACGACAACAACAAGTAGTCCCGGGAGACGGCTCCTGCCCGTCGGGAAACACCGACCGGAAATCGCCCACACCTGAGCAGAAAAACATCGGCTGCAGCGCTCACAACAACCTCCTCGACGAGGCCTTCTCTTCATAGAGGCTTCATGAGGAGGATCCATGTCAGCGGCGCTGCAGCCGGTTCTGTATTCCTACGACCCCGAGCGGGAGGCGGTGTGGGTCGACGCGACACCGTTTCGAGCCCATGTCGCCCAACTGCTCGCCACGGGTCTGACAGTGCCGGTGATCGCCCAGTTGGCGGGTGTACGCGAGCGCTCGGTCCAGCATCTGGCCCACGGCCGCGAGGGTCGTCGAGTCCATCGCATCTGCCGCGATACCGGACGACGGTTGTTGCGGATCACCACGCTGGAGGCTCGAGCAGTCCGGTTTCGCCCGGTGCCCGTCCGGCTCAGCCGCGAACGACTACGGACCATGGTCGGCGCCGGCTGGTCGGTCGATCAGCTGGCAGACCAGACCGGTCTCGGGATCGACGAGGTGGCGCGGATCGTGGGCCGTGGGTCGGCCACCTGCTCCCAGCTTTGCGCATTGAAGATCGCCGTCGGGTACCAGCGGTGGATCGCCCAGCAGGAAGCCGGTCCCGGCTGCCCGGCGGTCGCGTGACGGGCCACGTTCGATGATGGCCACGATCGGCGTCGCCCTCGGCCTCGGGATCCTGATGGCCCTGCTGACGCCACGCATGCTGCGCGCGCTACCCGAGCCACCGGCGCCGTCTGCCGACCCGAGCGAGCACGACCAGCTCACCGAGCCCGACCTGGACGAACCTGGCGTCGTCCCGGTCGAGTCCGGCGAGTCCGGCGAGTCCGGCGAGTCCGGCGAGTCGAAGATCCCCTACGCGTCGCTGGCCACGCCGCGGTTCTCTCTGGTCGTCGGCGGGCTCACAGCACTCGGCAGCATCGTGGCCGGCCTCCTGCTGCCGTCCTCCGGGCTGCCGGTCTGGCTGACCCTGAGCACATTGGGCATGCTGCTTGCCGCCATCGACGCCAGGACGACCTGGCTGCCACTGCCCTTGACTCGCGTGGCGTGGCTTGCCACGGCGCTGGCGCTCATCATCGACGGCGTGCTCGGGAGCTGGGGCGACGCTCTCCGCGGGCTGGGTGGGTTTGTGCTCGCCGGAGCCCTGTTCGGCCTGGTCTGGCTGCTGACCCGAGGAGGATTCGGCTTCGGCGACGTCCGTTATGCCCCGCTGGTGGGCGCAGCCACGGCATCGGTGTCGTGGTCGCTGCTGGCCTGGGCACTCGTGCTCGGCAGCCTGGTCGGCGCCGTGGTCGGGCTCGTCCGGTTGGCCGCAGGCAAGCGGAGCGCCTTCGCATACGCGCCGTCCATCCTGGCCGGTGGCTACCTTGCCTTGCTGGCCCGCTGGTTGCTCGCCTGAGAGTCGCCGTGGCCGACCACATGGAGCAGCGCTCGGGCGTAGGCATCGGCCGCCTCAGGCTCCGGGGGCGTGTGCATGGCATGCCCTGGTCCGCTGACGGCCACCACGAATCCGTCCGGCCCGGCATCGAGGGACAAGAAGTGGTCGCCCAGCAGGGTGCGCAGCTGATCCTCCCTGGGCAGCCAGATCACCTGACCGACCTGCACCGAGTCCAGCGCCCACTCCACCGTGCCGTTGAAGTGGAATCGGGTGTCGTTGTCGCGAGTCACCAGCTCCACCACCATGTCGCTGACCAGAAAGATTGAGTCAGCGATCTCCGGTTGCGGGATGAAGAACTCATCACCGTTGCGCGGTTGCCAGCGCAGGTACGGCTGCAGCTCTCGGGCCAGCTCGCGGGAGATCACGTTGCGAGCTTACGAGTTCAACGGTCGCCGCTCTTCGAGCCCGGCTACTTCGTCGTCACGCGGAGACGAAGAACGCCTCTCCCCACTCCTCCTCAGCACACCGGCGGGCGATCCCAGCCGCTCGCACTCCGTTGAATGGTCGTGCTCGCTGGGACCGCCCTTCCAGCCCGGCTACTTCGTCGTCACGCGGAGAGGAAGAACGCCTCTCCCCACTCCTCCTCAGCACACCGGCGGGCGATCCCGGCCGCTCGCACTCCGTTGAATGGTCGTGCTCGCTGGGACCGCCCTTCCAGCCCGGCTACTTCGTCGTCGCGCGGAGAGGAAGAACGCCTCTCCCCACTCCTCCTCAGCACACCGGCGGGCGATCCCGGCCGCTCGCACTCCGACTACTCTCGACGTCGTGACCACGACGCCGCGACCGGGTTGGTATCCCGACCCTGCCGAGGACGCCGAACGCGGCGGTTTTCGCTGGTGGGACGGCAGCGGCTGGACCGACCACGTCGCGGATCACGGCTACGCGCCGGCCCCGGACATCGCCGACATCACGGCCCCCCGCCGCCCGCGGTCACGGATGATCCAGGTCGTGTCCTGGACCGTGATCGTGGCGCTGGTCGTGACGACCGCGGCCGGCGCCCTGGTGCTGCTGTGGACCGGACCCGAAGCCAGCGGTGGACACCAGCCGGTCGAGGTCACCGCGCCCATCGGCGGCCAGCTCGATGAGCGGGCTCGGCGAGCCAGCATCGGTCCGGTCACGATGGACCTACCCGGTGCGCCGTACAAGGTGGCCGGCGCACATTCGGTGCCGGGGATCCTCGACACCGCCTTCGTCGCCGAGGCAACCACGCACTCTCGCACTTCCTCCCAGGAGCCGAGCTGGGGCGCGGTGGTCTGCCTTGCCTCGGTCCATGAGCGGCTCACGGCGGACTTCGATCTCGACGCGGACTCCGTGGACACGGTACGTCGGCTCGCGGAGAAGATGTACGGCACGGGACCCACCCGCATCCGCCACCTCAAAGCCTTCGACCACGCAGTGGACGGACACGGCGGGATGCGGGTGACGGCTCAGATCCACTACAAGATCGCCGGGCTGCCCAATCACTACGACGAGGTGACCGCCCAAGTCGTCCGGCTCGACGACGGCTCGGTCATCGCGGCCTTCAGTTCCATCCCGAACGACGCGAGTGAGGAGATCCGCGAGCTTGCGGCACAGTCGCTCGCCAGCCTGCGGATCAACTGACCAGCCCGGGGTCAGGCTCAGGCCCGAGTGGCGTCGACCCACAGCTGGAGCTTGGTTCGACCAGCCCCGCTGTCGATCGCCTCTCGGGCCCGATCCAGGGCGCCCGCCAGTTGTGTCTCGAACTCGTCGGCCACCGGGCCGTCGAAGGCGACCAGCGCCGCGGCAGCATTGAGCAGCACCACGTCGCGTACCGGTCCTGGCTTGCCGTCCAACAGGTCGTTGACCACACCGGCATTGAAGGCTGGGTCGCCACCGACCAGGTCGTCCACCTCCGCCCGCGGGATGCCCAGCTCGAGCGGATCCAACTCCCGCTCGCGCACCACCCCGTCGCGGTAGACCCACAATCGGGACGTCGTGGTGGTGGTCAGCTCGTCCAGACCGTCGCCGCCATGCACCACCAGGCCGCGCTGGCCGCGGGCGGCGAAGACGCCGGCCATCAGCGGGGCCATCCGCTCGTCGGCGACCCCGACTGCCTGGGCGATCGGCTGGGCCGGATTGGTCAGCGGCCCGAGGATGTTGAACGTGGTCGGGATGCCGAGCTCCCGGCGCCAGACGGCATGCCGGAGCGCCGGGTGATAGATCGGTGCGAACAAGAAGCCGATCCCGGCCTCGTCCACCACCCCGGCCTGTCGCTCCGGCGCCAGGTCGAGCTTGACCCCGAGCGCCTCGAGGACGTCGGCCGCGCCGCACATGGACGAAGCCGCCCGATTGCCGTGCTTGACCACTCGGGCACCCGCCGCCGCGGCGACAATTGCCGCCATGGTGGAGATGTTGACCGAGTTCGACCGATCCGCACCTGAGCCCACGATGTCGACCGCCGGACCCGGCACCTCGATCGGGGTCGCGAAGTCGAGCATCGTGTCGGCCAGACCGGCGATCTCCTCGACCGTCTCGCCCTTGCAGCGCAACGCGACTGCGAAAGCCACCTGCTGCGGTTGGGTGGCCTCACCACTGAGCAGCTGCTCTATCGCCCAAGCGGTCGCCTCCCGCGACAGATCCTGCCCGGCGACCAGCGGACCGAGCACCTGCGGCCAGGTACGCCCGCCGTGCCCGGTGCTCGACGCCGGCATCAGGCCGGGCTCGCAGGCACGACCGCGCGGGCACGCCGCAGCATGGTCGCCACTGCCTCGGGCAGCCGGATCGGATCGACCGGGTGCGGCACCACACCGTCGGCCCGGGACCAGGTGGCCAGCCAGGCGTCGTCGCGGCGTCCGGTGAGCACCATGATTGGCGGGCAGGGGAAGATCTCGTCCTTGAGTTGACGGCACATCCCGATGCCCCCCGGCACGGCCTCCCCGTCCAGCAGCGCCAGATCGATGCCGCCGGCATCCATCGCCGTCAGCACCGCTGGCTGTGTCGCCACCTCCAACACCCGGATCGGTGGCAGATCGTCGGCGAGCTTGCGTCCCAAGGTGAAGCGGATGTTCTCCCGGACCGTCCGGTCGGAGGAATAGAGCAGGATCGTCAGTTGAGACTCGTCTGCCGCCCGACCTTGCTCGCCGCTCGGCGTCTGCTCACCGTGCTTGGTCTGCTGGGCCCCATCGGTCATCGCGTCGCGTCCTTCGCCTCCGGCGTCCACCGTCCGCCGTCCAATTCCGGTCTTGGCAGGGATCGTAGCCGAACGGCGCTGGCAACCCCGCGCCGCCGCTGCCCGGGTCCTTCGGCTGGGGCCCAAACCCGCTCGAACACACGCTGCTGCCTCCGAAGATCTAGGCTTTCAGCCCACAATTGCGAGCCCTGGGGTGACCTCCGGGTGTCATACCGACATAATGACCCCGTGGCTCTCCATACACACGAGGTCAGCGGCTCGATGATCCAGCCCCACGGCGCGCTGCACCGCATTCCCCAGTCTCGGCTGCGCGGGCACGCAGGGCGCCCCGACATGGTTGCCGTCGGCACCATTGTCTGGCTTGCGTCGGAGTTGATGTTCTTCGCGGCCTTGTTCGCGGCGTACTTCACGATCCGCAACATCACCAATGGACAGGCTGCCGCCGCAGGCACCGAGACCTTGTGGCACACCTCGACCGAGATGCTCAACATCCCGTTCGCGATCATCAACACCACGGTGCTGGTGGCCAGCTCATTCACCTGCCAGATGGGTGTCTTCGCTGCCGAGCGTGGCCAGGTCAAGCGGGCCGGTTCGCTGGCCAACATCAAGGGCTGGGGGCTGCGGGAGTGGTACATCCTGACCTTCTTGATGGGCGCCTTCTTCATCGGCGGCCAGGTGTACGAGTACGCGGCGCTGTTCTCCGAGGGTGCCACCATCTCCACCGACGTCTATTGGTCGGCGTTCTTCCTGGCGACGGGCTTCCACGGTCTGCACGTGACCGGCGGCCTGATCGCCTTCGTGCTGCTGCTGGGCCGCACCTACCTGGCCCGCACCTTCACCCACGAGCAGGCGGTCAGCGCCGTCGTGGTCTCCTACTACTGGCACTTCGTCGACGTCGTCTGGATCGCCCTGTTCGGCGTCATCTACCTGCTCCGCTGAATTACCCGACCGATAGCCTGCCCTCATGCTCGACTGAAAGACCCTTGGGCGAGTCCCATCGCAAGCTCAAGCTCCGCCAAGTGAATATCCACCAAGTACCGCACAACCGAGAGGGACCCCCACGTGCGATTCCTGACCGCAAGACGACGGCATCCGGCAGCCAAAGCGCTGGTCTTGGTGTTCGCCCTGCTTGTCATGGGCGCTCTCTACTCCGCGCTCGCCCCGAGCTCCAAGTCCGCTGCTGACACCAGCACCAGCCAGCAGGTCGAGGAGGGGCGCGCACTGTTCGCGGTCTCCTGCGCCTCCTGCCACGGGCTGAACGGCGAAGGACAGACCGAAGGCACGATCCAAGGTCCCCCACTGATCGGCGTCGGTGCCGCCGCCGTGGAGTTCCAGGTCGCCACCGGCCGGATGCCGATGGCCCGCCCCGGCCCGCAGGCCGAGGTGAAGGCAAGCGAGTTCACCGAGGAGGAGACGCTCGCCCTCGCCGCGTACGTCGCCAGCCTCGGCCCCGGCCCGGCCATCCCCGAGCCTGCGGACTACGACCCGGCGGGTCTCAGCGAGGAAGAGATCGCTCGTGGTGGCGAACTGTTCCGCACCAACTGCTCGGCCTGCCACAACTTCGAAGGCGCCGGCGGCGCACTGCCGAACGGCAAGTACGCCCCGTCCCTGTTCGGGGTCAGCAACCTGCACCTGTTCGAGGCCATGCTGACCGGCCCGCAGCAGATGCCGGTCTTCTCCAACGGTGTGCTGACCGTCGACGACAAGCGAGCCATCATCGGCTACCTCAACGAACTGCATGAGCAGCCCAGCCGCGGCGGTCTGGCACTCGGCGGGCTCGGCCCGGTGTCCGAGGGCCTGTGGGCCTGGCTCGCCGGCCTTGGTGTGCTGGTGCTGTTCGCGATCTGGATCGCAGCGAAGGGAGTCAGGGCGCGATGAGCGACCTCCAGCGTCACGGCGCAACCGACCACGAGCTCGCGACCGTGGACAGCGAGCGGTTCCCGGTGCCGGATCCCGGCGAGCCCGAGCATCTTCCTCGCCTCACCGATATCGACGAGGCGGCCGCCAATCGCGCGACCCGCCAGGTCGCCACCATGTTCGGCCTGGTGCCGATCCTGGCCCTGATCTTCGTGGTCTGCTATTTCGCGGTTCCGAAAGACGTGGTTGTCGACTTCGGCCCGCTGCACACGCCGGCCCAGCACGTCATCTTCGGTCTCACGCTCGGACTGGCGCTGCTGCTGATCGGCACCGGTGCGATCCAGTGGGCGCGGCAACTCATGGACGATCACGAGATGGTCGACCACCGGCACGGCGCGGCGTCCAGCAATGAGGACCGCGAGTACGTCATCACCGAGCTCGAGAAGGGCATCGACGAGTCCGGCATCACCCGCCGCAAGGTGCTCGGTG from Microlunatus phosphovorus NM-1 includes:
- a CDS encoding rhomboid family intramembrane serine protease yields the protein MTEPGPSYTAPDFTGCYRHPDRLTGITCRRCRRPICGECMTEASVGFQCPKCVGLGRASVRQPKSGFGAALRRGGSPATKVIMGTLAAVWVLDLVTRGLVTGLLAMSNGYVQTGQLWRLVTSSLTSGQLFGVLMNLLVLWLAGRALEAELGSWRFAVLYLASGFGGATLFFLVAPLTAWSIGATSAIIGLLAANMIGKAKSGEDIRPDIGLLVLLVLYSVLVGFASFGWVTMIGGIIVGGLSGAILAYAPRQNRLTIQLVGMLALVAVCLGLVVAKLAF
- a CDS encoding peptidylprolyl isomerase gives rise to the protein MPTTATLHTNHGDITVNLLPDHAPKTVANFVGLASGTKEYRDPVTGAPTTGKFYDGLTFHRVIDGFMIQGGCPLGTGTGGPGYAFADEIHPELVFNKPYLLAMANAGPGTNGSQFFITVGPTPHLNRRHTIFGEVADQASRDVVDQIARVRTGRLDRPAEPVVIESVDISE
- a CDS encoding DUF5324 family protein encodes the protein MGKKSTPAEVVNEHVVPAAQDFAHLAAEKIGQAADKVGPLAHQAADAVGPYAHQAVETVTPYAHHAAEVVSERVGPYAQHAAGVVTDKVGPYAHHAAEVVGPYAKTAKQRGAQVAHDAVERFGPVLEDALDRVPPAVESAKTKMHVDVLPKLAEALAAAAAAPVVTAAAEKSKALVSTAAEEVEPTRSKGRWLRRIAVVVAVGGIAAIVARKLLGSSDASWQAARPTAPYAPTSAPATSPASESAAADPTTEVSPSAPTADEADADADEDAVSAEAGQTAEVAASDEVPEESASEEASDESSDGTGGELPSEDAEADGGDVSASGDTEGSEDTEGEGDNTEGENDNNK
- a CDS encoding A24 family peptidase, yielding MATIGVALGLGILMALLTPRMLRALPEPPAPSADPSEHDQLTEPDLDEPGVVPVESGESGESGESGESKIPYASLATPRFSLVVGGLTALGSIVAGLLLPSSGLPVWLTLSTLGMLLAAIDARTTWLPLPLTRVAWLATALALIIDGVLGSWGDALRGLGGFVLAGALFGLVWLLTRGGFGFGDVRYAPLVGAATASVSWSLLAWALVLGSLVGAVVGLVRLAAGKRSAFAYAPSILAGGYLALLARWLLA
- a CDS encoding DUF2510 domain-containing protein, giving the protein MTTTPRPGWYPDPAEDAERGGFRWWDGSGWTDHVADHGYAPAPDIADITAPRRPRSRMIQVVSWTVIVALVVTTAAGALVLLWTGPEASGGHQPVEVTAPIGGQLDERARRASIGPVTMDLPGAPYKVAGAHSVPGILDTAFVAEATTHSRTSSQEPSWGAVVCLASVHERLTADFDLDADSVDTVRRLAEKMYGTGPTRIRHLKAFDHAVDGHGGMRVTAQIHYKIAGLPNHYDEVTAQVVRLDDGSVIAAFSSIPNDASEEIRELAAQSLASLRIN
- the trpD gene encoding anthranilate phosphoribosyltransferase; this encodes MPASSTGHGGRTWPQVLGPLVAGQDLSREATAWAIEQLLSGEATQPQQVAFAVALRCKGETVEEIAGLADTMLDFATPIEVPGPAVDIVGSGADRSNSVNISTMAAIVAAAAGARVVKHGNRAASSMCGAADVLEALGVKLDLAPERQAGVVDEAGIGFLFAPIYHPALRHAVWRRELGIPTTFNILGPLTNPAQPIAQAVGVADERMAPLMAGVFAARGQRGLVVHGGDGLDELTTTTTSRLWVYRDGVVRERELDPLELGIPRAEVDDLVGGDPAFNAGVVNDLLDGKPGPVRDVVLLNAAAALVAFDGPVADEFETQLAGALDRAREAIDSGAGRTKLQLWVDATRA
- a CDS encoding response regulator transcription factor; the protein is MTDGAQQTKHGEQTPSGEQGRAADESQLTILLYSSDRTVRENIRFTLGRKLADDLPPIRVLEVATQPAVLTAMDAGGIDLALLDGEAVPGGIGMCRQLKDEIFPCPPIMVLTGRRDDAWLATWSRADGVVPHPVDPIRLPEAVATMLRRARAVVPASPA
- the ctaE gene encoding aa3-type cytochrome oxidase subunit III, encoding MALHTHEVSGSMIQPHGALHRIPQSRLRGHAGRPDMVAVGTIVWLASELMFFAALFAAYFTIRNITNGQAAAAGTETLWHTSTEMLNIPFAIINTTVLVASSFTCQMGVFAAERGQVKRAGSLANIKGWGLREWYILTFLMGAFFIGGQVYEYAALFSEGATISTDVYWSAFFLATGFHGLHVTGGLIAFVLLLGRTYLARTFTHEQAVSAVVVSYYWHFVDVVWIALFGVIYLLR
- the qcrC gene encoding cytochrome bc1 complex diheme cytochrome c subunit; its protein translation is MRFLTARRRHPAAKALVLVFALLVMGALYSALAPSSKSAADTSTSQQVEEGRALFAVSCASCHGLNGEGQTEGTIQGPPLIGVGAAAVEFQVATGRMPMARPGPQAEVKASEFTEEETLALAAYVASLGPGPAIPEPADYDPAGLSEEEIARGGELFRTNCSACHNFEGAGGALPNGKYAPSLFGVSNLHLFEAMLTGPQQMPVFSNGVLTVDDKRAIIGYLNELHEQPSRGGLALGGLGPVSEGLWAWLAGLGVLVLFAIWIAAKGVRAR